From Drosophila virilis strain 15010-1051.87 chromosome X, Dvir_AGI_RSII-ME, whole genome shotgun sequence, the proteins below share one genomic window:
- the Sec16 gene encoding uncharacterized protein Sec16 isoform X3: MSWLKQRAQSLQLAAKTNSDLQIVINQNENNVDKAQSAKLTHCDMLHNNANWLPPPQQQQQLQQQQQLQQQQQQQAPSLHHAQVPAAVQPSQPQLYASQMFQQPQAQPAQQAYWPMEQPGLSYHDFAGAAQPPGYAPPASLSYAPAMSAQQFYQPAPGQVEPQAQLPAVELVDNNNSGKNDGWGDWGDWNDGGNNNNSSNNNNNNNNGSSIMNHSEAPPLASVVEDSFNVQGQSSWHAFSNNSSTNIVSSSSNNNNNNNNNPEAGESLELPPLMSPATEQLSPVSEPELNAIVPPQAFQNQPPPAAAAATPPAAVTLPPPAAAAAAAAAAPPPPAAAGLPPPPAAAPAAAPVLLPPTMETAAGNPFKRAGGLSKRVNILATPGTGVAAAPPPPAPSVPAVAPVQMLLPEPNPEQQPYENQEVLLSAPNDERAQYLQTSHLSEQPEELNESNWETDGLFPPPGLSRLVLGQPELVEQQRLVTGTEQPPSRVANALHMAERQADGEDTSEGEQPTRNDLYQQQQLQLQHQQQQQQQQQQQQQQQQQLQQQTPPRRVVTGVETQATVVLSGEQREVVLDGENLEDQRPTMPPAPLSLPAATATAAHAASVAAGAAAAVELDSESHQQQQQHHISNDENETNSSSLPAQQQLQLQQQQQQQTPLEKKQARGKPRPVASLDLESEDESEDEWLLSDRHEPPRRQPDERSMRSLRGSRRHNNSNNNYEGETEDSVRGGVAAGGVGSAAHAGHNDSHSSSKSTRDVKRRSRDADNQRRHEPERTGRERSDRERERERERERERERERERDRERNRWRRDDHQYGRSTRYSNNNNNSNSNYDGESDAAELAAGQAAASDGGGGGRNSKAGRQRRSGAADDDYEDYEQQSAPRGGSHYHRPRRDKQHAQSSHQQSHEKPRSSRRSHEGSERTRSHHPDWQQHWDARQYEGYRNKSSRNSDLDKELLNGGGAGVAGGSSSGKRRNYDQYANAAASYDPYGMYEQMSRNPHAYADMYAKLYGQMINSMTAAVNAAAASKAVPQLQAQAHQLGAPVAGVDEAALLRERERYTHAYITQANEFHRRRQQQQQQQQQLNLYQQTDMLNSTLGDDNASLLGSDTHSSRRLLAPYGGISSARSLSNLNCEDASSAGYTRYYAGSECNVDIRAAAAAVGLGAVATTFAGNVDATAATTATTAVARPPRRRTPLLYNRPHLVASYSMSLLLRVRPKYAGRGRLRNDVEVSAPRIKDATSSLLRAYPGPLQGRKLHKDKIISFCKEQIRLGPARACTVLYATQKKPLGSVDKYRASHTLMWHLLILLLRQNGVIADTDVGDLLLENQREYPYAPDAEADADSADARVHTGESLNDSDADEAVTAGGAAAAETEPDADADAPMSEQAATDQFRSYVLRGNVEEALQWATDHNLWTHAFFLALYEDRYALTDVAQKFLNRAIKANDPLQTLYQMKSCHTPACVSQLRDEQWGDWRSHLSILVTNKSRQPEYDRSSVVALGDTLFQRGDIYAAHFCYLVAQEEFGRYDSAATELTTLTGNVPRLILLGASHYKPFNEFASNEAIIMTEIYEYARSLFDHKFSIVNFQHYKFLLATRILDYGQHFRCTNYLEQIAKHIELKPDSYDGDFIQRVCCLAERLRYHDPILINRVSFASPPTATNGGQAATQNATEEKEWLRQLRTLADQPLQDQQLQQQQEQQQQQQQQQQQQQSDIDQQFVDLSKQMRELNMQYEDTMQREQEAQQEQLQQQQQLQQQQQLQQQPTEYYEPPPPQPQIQASHDQTLSSHIYAAPTDYVPNAAQQQQQQQQQQQQLYDPSQQLQPGTVYGHIEPASEAYGAQQPATGYDYWPSGGHQTYGDELAQMESNELIADDSNNISSNSNNISSNSNNINLNKNNNNAITTSAEAEAAAEAEQAQQQQQQQLQQEEQQLQLLEPSAHSSNMDNGNNRFKHNAFKLPAASNGKQIHYTGQDKDKSKQLPRKLQFANSYNSDNNSNNSNNSSIGSNIEECTATTTATTTKAFNLNDQQQMRPTISMPKSKSYDDDDGATATGGAASSAGHATSGSAAATAGKQQQQQSGAGGLPGAPGNQNAGWFGGLWNKFSLKPKNQMILPDDKNPTIVWDKERKCWTNTEGNADETESFKPPPKMSDMGMGMPASAAPPALNTLGTVPTPVATPNLLPQQSAHELPNNANNVYDNQLEYDYPSYAAPTAAQPATAASPAPGLGPATAATGATPPGGAQPKLQSNMFKIKRNRTLKNSYVDVFNPSGAPMSSAPQTVLAPIMAPVAVPQGGFFVPGAVPAQQQQQQQQPQ; the protein is encoded by the exons atgtCATGGTTGAAGCAACGCGCCCAGAGCCTGCAGCTGGCTGCGAAAACCAATTCAGATTTACAAATAGTTATCAATCAGAATGAAAACAACGTTGACAAGGCTCAG tCTGCCAAGCTAACGCACTGCGACATGTTGCACAATAATGCCAACTGGCTGCcaccgccgcagcagcaacagcaactgcagcagcaacagcaactgcaacagcagcagcagcagcaggcacctTCGCTACATCACGCTCAAGTTCCGGCCGCAGTGCAACCGTCGCAACCGCAGCTATATGCCAGCCAAATGTTTCAGCAGCCTCAGGCGCAGCCGGCTCAACAAGCATATTGGCCAATGGAACAGCCGGGCCTCAGCTATCACGACTTTGCCGGCGCAGCTCAGCCGCCGGGCTATGCGCCTCCCGCGTCGCTGTCCTATGCGCCGGCTATGTCTGCGCAGCAATTTTATCAGCCAGCGCCAGGGCAAGTGGAGCCACAGGCACAGCTGCCGGCTGTCGAGTTGGtggacaacaataacagtggCAAAAACGATGGCTGGGGTGATTGGGGCGATTGGAATgatggcggcaacaacaacaacagcagcaacaacaacaacaacaataacaacggcagcagcatcatGAACCACAGCGAGGCGCCGCCGCTAGCCAGCGTTGTCGAGGATTCCTTCAACGTACAGGGCCAAAGCAGCTGGCACGCGtttagcaacaacagcagcacaaacatcgtcagcagcagcagcaacaacaacaacaacaataataataatcctGAGGCCGGCGAATCGCTGGAACTGCCGCCCTTGATGTCGCCCGCCACGGAGCAATTGTCGCCAGTGTCCGAGCCGGAACTGAATGCCATTGTGCCGCCGCAGGCTTTTCAAAATCagccaccaccagcagcagctgcagctactcCTCCAGCGGCAGTTACACtaccaccaccagcagcagcagcagcagcagcagcagcagctcctccaccaccagcagcagcaggacttccaccaccaccagcagctgctccGGCAGCGGCTCCCGTTCTGTTGCCGCCCACAATGGAGACTGCAGCTGGGAATCCCTTCAAGCGCGCTGGAGGACTCAGCAAGCGCGTTAATATTTTGGCTACGCCAGGCACAGGagtagcagcagcaccaccaccaccggcGCCTAGTGTGCCGGCCGTAGCGCCTGTCCAGATGTTGCTGCCGGAACCCAATCCGGAACAGCAGCCGTATGAGAATCAGGAGGTATTGCTGTCGGCGCCAAATGATGAGCGTGCACAGTATCTGCAGACAAGTCACCTGTCCGAGCAGCCCGAGGAGCTTAACGAGTCCAACTGGGAGACAGATGGACTGTTCCCGCCGCCGGGACTGTCACGTCTGGTGCTCGGCCAGCCGGAGCTGGTAGAGCAACAACGTCTGGTCACCGGCACCGAACAGCCGCCCAGTCGTGTGGCCAATGCGCTGCACATGGCGGAGCGTCAGGCCGATGGTGAGGACACCTCCGAGGGTGAGCAGCCGACCCGCAACGATCTctaccagcagcaacagctgcagctgcagcaccagcagcagcagcagcaacaacaacagcagcagcaacaacaacaacaacagctgcagcagcagacgccACCGCGTCGCGTAGTGACTGGCGTGGAGACCCAAGCGACTGTGGTGCTATCTGGTGAACAGCGCGAGGTGGTCTTGGATGGCGAGAATCTGGAGGATCAGCGGCCAACGATGCCGCCGGCGCCGCTGTCGTTGCCAGCAGCAACGGCGACGGCAGCACACGCAGCCAGCgtggcagcaggagcagctgctgccgtcgAACTGGACAGCGAGtcacatcagcaacaacaacaacatcacaTAAGCAATGACGAGAACGAGACAAACTCCTCCTCGCTGCCAGCacaacagcagctccagctgcagcagcagcagcagcagcaaacgccgCTGGAGAAGAAACAGGCGCGCGGCAAACCGCGTCCTGTTGCCTCGCTGGATCTGGAGTCGGAGGATGAGTCCGAGGACGAGTGGCTGCTGAGCGACCGGCATGAGCCGCCGCGCCGCCAGCCGGACGAGCGCAGCATGCGCAGTCTGCGCGGCAGCCGgcgccacaacaacagcaacaacaactatgagGGCGAAACGGAGGACTCGGTGCGCGGCGGCGTTGCTGCCGGTGGCGTTGGCAGCGCTGCACACGCTGGCCACAAcgacagccacagcagcagcaaatcgaCGCGCGACGTGAAGCGACGCAGTCGCGATGCGGACAACCAGCGACGACATGAACCGGAGCGCACGGGACGCGAGCGAAGCGACAGGGAGCGTGAACGCGAACGGGAACGTGAGCGTGAACGTGAAAGGGAACGTGAGCGAGATCGGGAACGCAATCGCTGGCGACGCGACGACCACCAATACGGACGTTCCACGcgctacagcaacaacaacaacaacagcaacagcaactatgATGGCGAGTCGGATGCAGCCGAGCTGGCAGCCGGTCAAGCGGCAGCCAGCGATGGCGGCGGAGGCGGACGCAACAGCAAGGCCGGCCGCCAGAGACGCAGCGGTGCCGCTGACGATGATTACGAGGATTATGAACAGCAATCGGCGCCACGTGGCGGCAGCCATTATCATCGGCCACGTCGCGACAAGCAGCACGCACAGTCGTCGCATCAGCAATCGCACGAAAAGCCGCGCAGCAGCCGGCGCAGTCACGAGGGCAGCGAACGGACGCGTTCCCATCATCCGGACTGGCAGCAGCACTGGGATGCCCGACAATACGAGGGCTATCGCAACAAGAGCTCGCGCAACAGCGATCTGGACAAAGAGCTGCTCAACGGAGGCGGCGCCGGCGTCGccggtggcagcagcagcggcaagcGTCGCAACTACGATCAATATGCGAATGCTGCGGCCAGCTACGATCCGTACGGCATGTACGAGCAGATGTCGCGCAATCCGCACGCCTACGCGGACATGTACGCCAAACTGTACGGCCAGATGATAAACTCAATGACGGCGGCCGTTAACGCTGCGGCCGCATCGAAGGCGGTGCCACAATTGCAGGCGCAGGCCCATCAATTGGGCGCACCTGTTGCCGGCGTGGATGAGGCTGCTCTGCTCAGGGAACGCGAAAG gtacacacacgcatacataacACAAGCCAATGAATTCCATCGTCgtcgccaacaacaacaacaacaacaacaacagctgaatCTCTACCAGCAAACGGATATGTTGAACTCAACACTGGGCGATGACAACGCCAGCCTCTTGGGCAGCGATACCCACAGCAGCCGCCGGCTCCTGGCTCCGTATGGAGGCATCTCGAGTGCGCGTTCGCTCAGCAATTTGAACTGTGAGGATGCCTCCTCGGCAGGATATACACGTTACTATGCTGGCTCGGAGTGCAACGTTGATATCAG agctgctgctgctgctgttggtctTGGTGCTGTGGCAACAACATTTGCCGGCAATGTGGATGCAactgcggcaacaacagcaacaacggctgTGGCACGCCCACCAAGACGTCGCACACCGTTGCTCTACAATCGGCCACATTTGGTGGCCTCATACTCGATGAGTCTGCTGCTGCGCGTCCGTCCCAAGTACGCGGGACGCGGTCGTCTGCGCAACGATGTGGAGGTGTCGGCGCCACGCATTAAGGATGCCACCAGCAGCTTGCTGCGCGCCTATCCTGGTCCGTTGCAGGGTCGCAAACTGCACAAGGACAAGATCATTAGCTTCTGCAAGGAACAGATACGTTTGGGTCCGGCACGCGCCTGCACCGTGCTCTATGCCACACAGAAGAAGCCGCTCGGCAGTGTGGACAAGTATCGTGCCTCGCATACGCTCATGTGGCATCTGCTCATCCTGCTGCTGCGACAGAATGGG GTCATTGCCGATACGGATGTGGGTGATCTGTTGCTGGAGAATCAGCGCGAGTATCCCTATGCACCAGACGCTGAGGCGGATGCCGATTCCGCGGATGCACGTGTGCACACTGGCGAGTCCCTGAACGACTCGGATGCGGATGAGGCGGTGACAGCGGGcggtgcagctgctgcagagaCTGAACCAGATGCTGATGCAGATGCGCCCATGTCAGAGCAGGCGGCTACCGATCAGTTTCGCAGCTATGTGCTGCGCGGCAATGTCGAGGAGGCACTGCAATGGGCCACCGATCACAATCTGTGGACGCATGCGTTCTTCCTGGCTCTCTACGAGGATCGTTATGCCCTCACAGATGTGGCGCAAAAGTTTCTCAATCGCGCCATCAAAGCGAACGATCCGCTGCAAACGCTCTATCAAATGAAGAGCTGTCATACGCCTGCCTGCGTCAGTCAGCTGCGCGACGAACAGTGGGGCGACTGGCGCTCCCATCTCTCTATATTGGTGACCAACAAGTCACGCCAGCCGGAATACGATCGCAGCTCTGTTGTTGCACTGGGCGATACTCTCTTTCAACGCGGCGACATCTATGCGGCACACTTTTGCTATCTGGTCGCGCAGGAGGAGTTCGGACGCTATGACAGCGCTGCCACGGAGCTGACCACGTTGACTGGCAATGTGCCCAG ATTGATCTTGCTGGGCGCCTCACACTACAAGCCATTCAATGAGTTTGCCAGCAATGAGGCCATCATCATGACGGAAATCTATGAATATGCGCGTTCGCTGTTCGATCACAAGTTCAGCATTGTCAACTTCCAGCATTACAAGTTCCTGCTGGCCACACGCATTCTGGACTATGGCCAACACTTCCGCTGCACCAACTATCTGGAGCAGATAGCCAAGCACATTGAGCTCAAGCCGGACAGTTATGATGGTGATTTTATACAGCGC GTTTGCTGTCTGGCGGAACGTTTGCGCTATCACGATCCCATACTGATCAATCGCGTCTCCTTTGCCAGTCCGCCAACCGCCACAAATGGCGGCCAAGCGGCAACGCAAAACGCCACCGAGGAAAAGGAGTGGCTGCGTCAGCTGCGCACGCTGGCCGATCAG CCCCTGCAGGATCAAcagttgcaacagcaacaggaacaacagcaacaacaacagcagcagcagcaacagcaacagagcGACATTGATCAGCAATTTGTGGATTTGAGCAAGCAAATGCGCGAGCTAAACATGCAATATGAGGATACCATGCAGCGCGAGCAGGAGgcgcagcaggagcagctgcagcagcaacagcaattgcagcagcaacagcaattgcagcagcagccgacaGAATACTatgagccgccgccgccacagcCACAAATACAGGCAAGTCATGATCAAACGCTGAGCAGCCATATCTATGCGGCGCCAACAGATTACGTTCCCAATGcggcacagcaacagcaacagcagcagcagcagcaacaacaactgtatGATCCCtcgcagcaactgcagccggGCACAGTCTATGGGCACATTGAGCCCGCCAGCGAGGCCTACGGCGCCCAACAACCAGCGACTGGCTACGACTATTGGCCCAGCGGTGGACATCAGACGTATGGCGATGAG CTGGCGCAAATGGAGAGCAATGAGCTGATTGCTgatgacagcaacaacatcagcagcaacagcaacaacatcagcagcaacagcaacaacatcaatctaaacaagaacaacaataatgcCATAACAACATCAGCTGAGGCTGAAGCTGCAGCAGAAGCTGagcaagcacagcagcagcaacaacaacaactgcagcaagaggaacaacaattgcagctgctAGAGCCAAGtgcgcacagcagcaacatggaCAACGGCAACAATCGCTTTAAACACAATGCCTTCAAGCTGCCCGCTGCTAGCAATGGCAAGCAAATTCACTACACAGGCCAAGACAAggacaaaagcaaacaattgccacgaaaattgcaatttgccaacagctacaacagcgacaacaacagcaacaacagcaacaacagcagcattgGCAGCAATATAGAGGAATGTacagcgacaacaacggcaaccACAACGAAGGCATTTAATTTGAATGAT cagcaacaaatgcgaCCCACCATTTCGATGCCAAAATCAAAGAGttacgacgacgacgatggaGCCACCGCAACTGGTGGTGCTGCATCCTCAGCTGGCCATGCAACGTCCGGAAGCGCAGCCGCAACGGCGggcaagcagcaacagcaacaatccGGCGCCGGCGGTTTGCCCGG CGCGCCGGGCAATCAGAATGCCGGCTGGTTTGGCGGACTGTGGAACAAGTTTTCGCTGAAGCCGAAAAATCAAATGATATTACCGGATGACAAGAATCCGACAATTGTATGGGATAAGGAGCGCAAATGCTGGACCAATACCGAGGGCAATGCCGATGAAACCGAATCGTTTAAGCCGCCGCCAAAGATGAGCGATATGGGCATGGGTATGCCAGCATCGGCGGCGCCACCAGCACTCAATACATTGGGCACCGTGCCCACGCCAGTTGCCACGCCCAATCTGTTGCCACAGCAAAGTGCGCACGAGCTGCCAAACAATGCCAATAATGTCTACGATAATCAGCTGGAGTACGATTATCCCAGCTATGCGGCACCAACAGCTGCgcaaccagcaacagcagcatcgccAGCGCCTGGTCTTggcccagcaacagcagcaacgggaGCAACGCCGCCCGGCGGCGCACAACCCAAACTTCAATCGAACATGTTCAAAATTAAACGCAATCGCA CGCTGAAGAACTCCTATGTTGATGTCTTTAATCCATCGGGCGCGCCCATGAGCTCAGCGCCACAGACTGTGCTGGCGCCCATAATGGCGCCAGTGGCCGTGCCGCAGGGCGGCTTCTTTGTGCCTGGCGCAGTGcccgcacaacaacaacaacagcagcagcagccccaatAG